The DNA sequence AGCCGGGTGTACTCCGCTAAAATTGCGGGCATTAAAGCCGGTGATGAAGGGCTTGAGGTGCAAGGCTCCGTCATGGCATCCGACGCATTCTTCCCGTTCCGCGATGGTATCGACGCCGCTGCCGCCGTTGGCATCACCTGTGTTATCCAACCGGGCGGTTCGATTCGCGATGATGAGGTGATTGCTGCGGCCAACGAGCACGGTATTGCGATGCTGTTTACCGATATGCGCCACTTCCGCCACTAATCCGAGGTCACGACGATGAACATCTTAATTATTGGTAATGGTGGCCGCGAGCATGCGCTGGCCTGGAAAGCTGCCCAGTCTCCGTTGGCGGATAAAGTCTATGTCGCGCCGGGCAACGCAGGCACCGCGCTGGAGCCTGCGCTGGAGAATGTGAACATCGCGGCGACGGACATTCCGGCGCTGCTTGAATTTGCCCGTCAGCAGGATATTGGCCTGACGATTGTCGGCCCGGAAGCGCCACTGGTCATTGGCGTGGTGGATGCGTTCCGCGCCGCCGGTCTGAACATTTTTGGCCCGACCCAGGCAGCAGCACAGTTGGAAGGCTCCAAAGCCTTTACCAAAGACTTTTTGGCGCGCCAGCATATTCCGACGGCGGAATACCAGAACTTTACCGAGGTGGAACCCGCGCTGGCCTACGTTCGGCGTATGGGCGCACCGATTGTTATCAAGGCCGATGGCCTGGCCGCTGGTAAAGGCGTGATTGTCGCCATGACACTGGCGGAAGCGGAAAACGCTGTCACCGATATGCTGGCTGGTAATGCCTTTGGCGATGCAGGCCACCGCATTGTGGTGGAGGAGTTCCTGGATGGTGAAGAAGCCAGCTTTATTGTGATGGTGGATGGCGAGCATGTGCTGCCGATGGCCACCAGCCAGGATCACAAGCGTGTAGGTGACAACGACACCGGCCCGAACACTGGCGGCATGGGCGCTTACTCGCCAGCACCGGTAGTGACGGATGCCGTTCACCAGCGGGTGATGGAACAGATTATTTGGCCAACCGTGCGCGGCATGGCGGCAGAGGGCAACGTCTATACGGGCTTTTTGTATGCCGGCCTGATGATTTCACCCGATGGCCAGCCCAAAGTTATCGAGTTCAACTGCCGCTTTGGCGACCCGGAAACCCAGCCGATTATGCTGCGCATGAAGTCTGACCTGGTTGCGCTGTGTCTGGCGGCCTGTGAAGGCACGCTGGATAAACAGCATTCTGAGTGGGATGCGCGCCCGTCACTGGGCGTGGTGCTGGCCGCAGGCGGCTACCCGGCGGACTACCGCACCGGCGATGCCATTTCCGGCCTGCCTGAACAGGATGCCGCTGACGGTAAAGTGTTCCATGCCGGAACAACGCTGAAAGGCCACGATGTTGTGACCAGCGGCGGGCGTGTATTGTGCGTGACCGCGTTAGGTGAAAGTGTTGCCGCCGCCCAACAGCGCGCGTATGCACTGGCGAGCACCATTCGCTGGGAAGGCAGCTTCTGCCGCAGTGACATTGGCTATCGCGCCATCGCCCGTGAGCAAAAAAGCTAGCACTCGCTAAAGCGATAACGGCAGGAGCCAGACTGTGGCTTCTGCCATATCAGTATCCGCTTTATCAACATCTGCTTTATCAACATCCGCTTTGCCGCGTGGCATTCACTGTCTGCACTGCAACACCCAATAGCTTGTGCAACATCAATACCTGTGCAGCGCCAATACCGGTAAAGCTACTCGCCTTCCTTCATCGGCTCAAAACGGCAAAAATCCTCTTCGGCCATCTGTAAAAGCTGTGTGCCTTGCGGTGATTCCAGCCAGGCGATGCCAAGAGCGCCTTGATCGCCTGCTGCGCCTGTTGGCTTATCCAATGCCGGGCGCTGCTATCCCAGTCGGGTCGTACCGTTTGTCCTTCGCAGGTTGTCACCTGCCCCGCTTGCCAGCGCCCTTGCCGTAACATCACATGGCCAGCGCGCAGAGAGTCACTTAACGCCAGCCGTTGTCGCGCATCGAATTGATACAAGGCGATGTCGTCTTCTGATAATGACTCACGGCGATGGGGAAGCTGACGCTGCATATAGCTGACCGTGCCAGCCTGATCAAAGCGCAGCCTGGACTCTTCTCGCTCTGGCATCACGCGCTGTTCTTGCACCTCGCGCAGCGCGCCTTGCTGGAAGTGATAACGGGTGATGCGAATATCATCGCCTTGCAGCGGGGTGAACACCGTTACCAGCGAAGTTAACTGTTGCTGCGGTTCATCCTGACGCCACAGGCGAATCACACCGCGATCGGCTAAATAGCCGCTGGCAAAAACCGTCGGCGCTGGCGGATGGCTACTGCATCCAGCCAGCAGTGACATCAACGCCAGCGACCCGCAGCGGCGGCAAAAAAGCAAAAGGGGCGAAATCGCCCCCCTGCTTAAACCTGCTGTCAGCATGCGCTTATTTTACAGCGTCTTTCAGTGCCTTACCGGACACAAAAGCGGGCACGTTAGCGGCGGCAATTTTGATCTCTTTACCCGTCTGCGGGTTGCGGCCAGTGCGCTCGTTACGATGATTGACTTTGAAAGTACCAAAACCAACTAATTGTACTGCATCACCTTCTTTCAGAGACTCAGTAATCGCCGCCAGAGTCGCTTCCAGGGCAGCTTTAGCCTGGGTCTTGGAAAGGTCAGCTTTGTCAGCAATTACATCAATCAGTTGAGTCTTATTCATAAGTTATCCTTACAGTGTGTTTATCGCTTGCTAAGCATCGAGTGCGACGGATATGCCATCTCCCGTCATATTTCGAACAGCAAAGGCGTTGCCGCTTTCCCGTCATTCGAATTATTTAGGGTGTAGTAGCACTCTCCTGCATACACGCACCGACAGCCACTTTTATTACGCCCCCCAAATGTAGACCAGACAGGGTGCGGATGTGAAGCCTTTAGACAGGCCATTTCAGGCCTTAAATCACGTTTTATCGCGTTATTGGTACAAATTTATGCCAATGTTGCTGACTCCCGCTTCGCGCAGGTCAGCTCGCAGGCCTTTTATCAACTCGAGGTCGCGCTCTTCGCAGGCCGCCAGCAGGCGGAAAATCTCCCACTGAAGATCCCATTCCTCTTCCACCGCAGGCAGCACTTTTAGCTCGTCATCGGTCATTTCACGGCCAGCCTGGGTCATCTCCAGCATGGCTACTGTGCGAATCGAGGATTCACTCACCGCGATAGCATGTTCCAGTGTTTCTCCGCTCAGACGCGAATGCAGTAACTCACTTAATGCAACACAGGCGTCGATTGCCGGATAGATACCGTAAATGTCATCGTCTTCCGCGACCGGGATGGCGTCTTCGAGTTTTTCCAGCTGGCTGTCAAAGTTGACTTTGGCGTCCTTGACCACCAGCGTTTCCCATACCAGGTCCAGAATACGCCGATAGAGCGCCGCATCCCCGAATTCGGTTTGCTGGCAGAATGCGTGGTAATTCGGGTACATACGCTCGCAGAGGCAGGCCATAAAGGTGACATGCTGCCAGCTTTCCAGCTTTTCCAGACGTAAATGAATGGGGTTACGTAACATTGCTTATCTCAATTAATAGTGGGCGGCAGTGTAACGAAAATTACCCAGCCGCCCTATGCCTGAATTCCGAAAATAGGCCAGAATGCCCAAAGTCTCCTGCCGGGTATTATCCTACACCACCGCATCGCGTTGCCAGCGCTGAAATGCCGGACGGTTCGAGGCCACCGCATCGGCCCAGCGCGTCGGCTCCGGCAAGCGATAGCCGTTCATGCAGCGCATCACCCATTCCAGCGCGCTATCGCTGCTAATGCGATGCCCGCCAGAAATAAATAGCGGATTGCAGCGGGCTTTACTGCGCCACACCCAGCCTATCTGTTCGTCCTTATCAAGCAACGGCTGACGGCTCCCGACCGCTGATGCCAAAGGTGCAAATTGCCCGCACAAGCGGCGTTTCGCCACCCCGATAGTCGGCACGTTGACCAGCAGGCCAAAATGACTGGCAACCCCCAAACGACGCGGATGGGACACGCCGTGCCCATCAACAAACAGCAGCTCCGGCTTGTGTTGCAGTTGCGCCCATGCCGCTAACAGCGCCGGGTATTCACGAAACGAGAGCAAACCGGGAATATAAGGCATGCATGTCGGAATGCGTGCAATTTGGTACTCCACCAGTTGCAGCGAAGGATACGTCAGTACAGTCAACGCCGCACGGGTGATAGCGCCCTGTTGCTCAAACCCGACATCCGCACCCGCGATAAGCGTCGGCTGCACAAACGGCAGATCGTCGTGGCGCACCACCAGCGCGGCATTCTCGCGCTGCGCTGCCCGCAGCGCATTAAGATCCATCACGCGTTATCCTGATGATAG is a window from the Dickeya lacustris genome containing:
- a CDS encoding DUF1481 domain-containing protein encodes the protein MDKPTGAAGDQGALGIAWLESPQGTQLLQMAEEDFCRFEPMKEGE
- a CDS encoding YjaG family protein is translated as MLRNPIHLRLEKLESWQHVTFMACLCERMYPNYHAFCQQTEFGDAALYRRILDLVWETLVVKDAKVNFDSQLEKLEDAIPVAEDDDIYGIYPAIDACVALSELLHSRLSGETLEHAIAVSESSIRTVAMLEMTQAGREMTDDELKVLPAVEEEWDLQWEIFRLLAACEERDLELIKGLRADLREAGVSNIGINLYQ
- the purD gene encoding phosphoribosylamine--glycine ligase, with the protein product MNILIIGNGGREHALAWKAAQSPLADKVYVAPGNAGTALEPALENVNIAATDIPALLEFARQQDIGLTIVGPEAPLVIGVVDAFRAAGLNIFGPTQAAAQLEGSKAFTKDFLARQHIPTAEYQNFTEVEPALAYVRRMGAPIVIKADGLAAGKGVIVAMTLAEAENAVTDMLAGNAFGDAGHRIVVEEFLDGEEASFIVMVDGEHVLPMATSQDHKRVGDNDTGPNTGGMGAYSPAPVVTDAVHQRVMEQIIWPTVRGMAAEGNVYTGFLYAGLMISPDGQPKVIEFNCRFGDPETQPIMLRMKSDLVALCLAACEGTLDKQHSEWDARPSLGVVLAAGGYPADYRTGDAISGLPEQDAADGKVFHAGTTLKGHDVVTSGGRVLCVTALGESVAAAQQRAYALASTIRWEGSFCRSDIGYRAIAREQKS
- the nfi gene encoding deoxyribonuclease V (cleaves DNA at apurinic or apyrimidinic sites) — its product is MDLNALRAAQRENAALVVRHDDLPFVQPTLIAGADVGFEQQGAITRAALTVLTYPSLQLVEYQIARIPTCMPYIPGLLSFREYPALLAAWAQLQHKPELLFVDGHGVSHPRRLGVASHFGLLVNVPTIGVAKRRLCGQFAPLASAVGSRQPLLDKDEQIGWVWRSKARCNPLFISGGHRISSDSALEWVMRCMNGYRLPEPTRWADAVASNRPAFQRWQRDAVV
- the hupA gene encoding nucleoid-associated protein HU-alpha; its protein translation is MNKTQLIDVIADKADLSKTQAKAALEATLAAITESLKEGDAVQLVGFGTFKVNHRNERTGRNPQTGKEIKIAAANVPAFVSGKALKDAVK